Genomic window (Candidatus Hydrogenedentota bacterium):
GCGCAAGGGCCGGCCGGTTTTGGTCGAAGGATCGTTGCGCAGCAACGATTTCGAAGACAAGTCCGGCCAGAAGCGCACCGTAATCGAAGTCAATGGCGACCGTGTGCAACAACTCGATTGGGGCGATAGCAAGGGTGGTCCGTCCGGTGGCGGAGGCGGATCGAAACCGGCCCCGCGCACGATCGAAGAACCCGTTCCGCCCGCGGATGATGACATTCCATTTTAAGCGAATACAGGAGATATCCGGATAATGGCTCGATTTGCTGTGAAGGCGAAAGCGCGCGCCAAGAAGAAGAAGAAGAAGGCGATGTCGCGCAACAAGGTTTGCCGGTTGACGGTGGACCGCGTCGTCTATATTGATTACAAAGACATCGGTCTGCTCAAGCACTACGTGACGGAGCGCGGCAAGATCATTCCGCGCCGCATCACCGGCGCGACCGCGCGGCACCAGCGCATGCTGACCCGCGCGATCAAGTTGGCGCGGCAGATCGCCATGTTGCCCTACGTGGCCGACTAGGCCGCGGAGCGCGGCGCTATGCCGTACCCCGGCCTGTGGACGCTGCTGTTCGCGGTCACGGCGCTGTTCAACCTGCTGCCGAACCCGCTGTCGGTGTTGACGGTGAGTTGCCCCGCGCTCTTGTACGTGGTGCCTGTTGCGGTCTATACGCATTTTCGCGAATGGCGCAGGGCCGCGGGACTGATTGCCGGCGCCCCGTTGGCCGCGCTTGCAGGGTGCGGACTGCTGATAGCCGCCATGCCCGGGCGGGGCGACGCGAACAGCGTGCAGCTATCGACCGCGCAGATTGCCGGCATGGTCGCGATGACATCGGCGAATGCCGTAGTCGTCGCCGCGCTGGGGCTGCCCATTGGCGTTGGTACCGGGCGCGGCTGGAGCTACGGACGCGTAGTTGCGGCAGCCGCGGCGGCGGTAACCGCCGTGGTCGGAACGTACCTCGCGCTGTGTTGGGATGCGTTTAATCGCATCATCGACTCGATGATCGCACTATTTGTGGAACAGTTGAATACAAACGCCGCGAACCTCGATCGAGAAATCGTCGATCGCCAGCTCGAAAGCATTCGCTGGTTCGGGCAGAACAAGTTCGCGTTCGTCGTGGGCGTCGAATTCGCCGTGTACCTTGCGCTGACGTGTGCATTTGTTTCGATCACCGCAATCGTTTTGCGGCGGCGCTTTGCCGATCCCGGGCCCGTCGGCGCGTTTCGAGACATGCACCCCCCCGATTGGCTTGTATGGGTGGGAATCGTGACTGCGCTGGCGTGGTTCGTCGATCGCGAGTACGGCGGGTTCGAATTGCGCTTCGTGACTTGGAACGTGGCCGTAGGATTGAGCTCAATCTACTTTTTGAATGGGTGTGCAATCTTCCTATACGGCTTGCAGGTATTGGCGCCGAGTCTGTTCTTAATCGCGATGCTCGTGGTCGTGTTCCTGATGTCGGGACTATACCCGGCGTTGAGCTTTATTGGCCTCTTCGATACGTGGGCGAATTTCCGCATGCGGATGGATCGGCTTGCTGAAGCCATCCGAAATGCGCAGTCGGGAGAGAGCTAGGTAGCGAGGAAGCCGGGAAGCAAAGAGTCTCGGGCGAGTATGGAGTTGGGGTTCTTCTCTGCCAAGCCCCAAACCCAAAACTCGATTACGAGATAGGATTAAGAGTACGACTCCATAGGCATTGGAGAATTGATGTAGGTTTTTGAAAACGGGGTAAACCTTTACGGTTGCCGCGCGGTTGCGGCAAACACCCCAAGGCTAGGCGCCACGCGGCATGCGTTGCGCAAAAGGAGACGACGACATGAAAGTAATTCTGTGCGAGAACGTGCCGAACCTCGGCGAAATGGGGACTACCGTTAAAGTCGCGCCGGGCTATGCGCGCAATTACCTGCTGCCGCGCAAGCTCGCGGTGCCCGCCGAGTCCGGCAGCGCCAAGCAGATCGAACACGAGCTGCGCAACATCAAGCGGCGCGAGGAAAAGGTCCGCGCGCACCTCGCCGAAGAAGCGAAGAAGCTCGCGTCCATTTCCATCGAGATCAAGGCCAAGGCCGGCGAAGAAGGCAAGATATTCGGTTCCGTCACCAACGTGCAAATCGCCGAAGCGCTTCGACCGCTCGGATATGCCGTTGACCGCAAGAGCATTCATATCGACGAACCCATCCGCTCGCTCGGCGCGCACGAAGTTAGTGTTAAACTAATGCGCGGCATCGAGGCGAAGGTCACCGTCAATGTCGTGAAGGACGAGGAGGAAGTCCCCGTCGTCGAGACGATTGTCGCGGAAGCGCCCGCGGCGGAAGCAGCCGAAGTCGAAGTAGTGGAGGAGGAGGCCGGGGAATAACGTGGCGACCGTCAAGCAGCGAAAGCCCGTTCCCGTATTCGATCGGGTCCCGCCGCAGAGCATCGACGCGGAGAAGTCCGTGCTCGGCGCGATGCTGCTCAACCCCGAAGCCGTCGGCACGGCCATCGAGATTCTGAAAGACGATGCGGCCAGCGTGTTCTACGCTGAGCCGCATCAGCTTGTTTATAACGCGATTGTCGGACTGTACCGCGACGCCACGCCCGTGGACGTCGTCACGCTCATGGAGCGCCTGAGCCGCGACGACGCGGTCGAAAAAGCCGGCGGCCCAAGTTACATCGCGGACCTCGCGGGCGTAGTCCCCACCTCCGCAAACGTCGAGCACTACGCCAAGATTGTGCTCGATGCCGCCGTCCTGCGCCGCCTGATTACCGCGTGCAGCACGCTGGCGGGCGAGGCCTACGAATCGCCCGGCGATGTGAACGCGCTCCTCGACAAGGCCGAAGCGGCGATGTTCTCCATCGCGGAGACGCGCCAGCTCAGTCCTATCTTCCCTGTCGGCGAACTGGTGCCCGATGCCATCGATCGCATCGAGGCGATCATCCGCTCGCACAAGGGCTACACCGGGGTGCCCTCCGGATTTCACGAACTCGACCAGATGCTTTCCGGGTTCCAACCCTCGGACATGATTGTGCTCGCGGCGCGTCCCTCGGTAGGCAAGACCGCGTTTTCGCTCAACATCGCGTCGCACGTCGCGATACACGAGAAGAAGGCGGTGCTGGTCTTCAGCCTTGAAATGTCGAAGGAACAACTCGTGCAGCGCCTGCTGTGCATGGCCGGCGGCATCGATTCGCAACGCCTGCGATCCGGCTATCTTGCGCGCAACGAATTTCCAAAAGTCCAGCTCGGCGCGAACAAACTCAGCGCCGCGCCGATCTTCATCGACGATACCCCGAATATCAGCATCCTCGAACTGCGATCGAAGGCGCGCCGACATGCGGCGCAGCACAATCTCGATCTCGTCGTGATCGACTATCTCCAGCTCATGCGCGCGCCCGGCCGCACCGAAAGCCGCCAGACGGAGATTGCCGAAATCTCGCGCTCGATCAAGGGTATCGCGCGCGAACTCCGCGTCCCCGTCATCGCGCTGTCGCAACTCAGCCGCGAGGCCGAGAAAGACGACACCGGCGCGCCCAAGCTCTCGCATCTGCGCGAATCCGGCGCCATCGAGCAGGACGCCGATGTCGTGATCATGTTGTCGCGCCCGCCCGCGTACAAGCGTCAGGGCGGGGGAGAGGACGACGACGAGGGTGGCGGTGGCGGACACGAAAAGCTGATCCACGTCAATGTCGCGAAACAGCGTAACGGCCCGACCGGCAAACTCGATTTGTTTTTCGACCGCAACACGCAGCGCTTCCAGGACCCCGCCGCGGGCGGCGCCGAAGCCCCGCCCTACGTGCCCGGCGCGCGCGACGACGAACCGCCGTACGACGTCGACGAACCCGCCGACGAAGACGAAGGTATTCCTTTCTGATTCGTTGCGCTCCCCCGCGCAAACGAATATCGTGCCCGTAATGGTGAAGCAATAAAAAAGAAGTGCGCCACAACTATGGGATTGTGGCGCCACTCGTGGGAGGGAAGACCTGCAAGAGTCTCGTGCGATCGTGTGCAGGGATTCACACGCCCGCTATGGGATGGCGGGTGAGGGATGGCACCCGCCGAATTTCCGAGTGTTGGGCGCTTGCGCAACCCAACCTCGAGTTCAACTGTCGCGACATCCGTGTCTTTGGTCTAGCCTCGGCCTCCGTGCCTTGGCTTATGCCTTATATATCGGCAGGTTGGCCAACAACTTGAGCCCTCAAGACAGCGATGATGCTCTAATTGTAGTCGATCCGCAGACAACGAAAAGCGTGCGTTTCGCGCAACAGGGCGTTTCGCGTAGTATTGGGACCAAATGAAGCCCAGGTTGTATCTCGAAACCACCATTCCGAGCTATCTCGTCTCATGGCCGAGCCGCGATCTTGTTATCGCGGGACACCAGCAAATCACAAAGGAATGGTGGAGGAAACGTCGCCATGCCTTCGAGATTTACGTGTCCCAGTTCGTACTTGACGAGGCCAAAGCAGGAGACAAGAAGGCGGCGCGCGAAAGGCTACAAGCGATTGCGGGCCTGCGATCGCTGGATATCACTCCGGAAGTTGGCACGCTGGCGGCCGAACTCTTGGCTTCCGGTGTCATGCCGAAGAAAGCGGCAATCGATGCGACGCATATAGCTATTGCCGCGGTCCACGCGATGGACTTCCTGATGACGTGGAACTGTGTGCATTTGGCGAACGCAGCCATATCGAAGAAGGTGGCAAAGATTTGCTCGCAAAACGGTTTCGAGTGCCCGGTAATTTGCACGCCGGAAGAATTGATGGGAGCTTGAAACATGACAAAGGACCCTGTAGTAGAAGAAGTACGACGTATACGCGAGCAGCTCGCGGCAAAGTACGAGTTCGACCTCGATGCGATTCTAGCAGCCGCTAAAAAACGGCAAAGCCGGTCGGGGTCCAAGACTGCTTCCTTCGCAACGAAGCCAAAGCGGACACAAACCGTGTCGAACCGTTGATCTGTGGAAGAATACTCAAAATGAAATGCACCGACTGCCTTGTTCATCGCACCATGACGCGCGCGATGCCATCGCGTTAAGTCAGGCGACAGCACACTATTTACCGAGCCTGTCCCCAGCGGGTACGCCGGTTTCAATGCGCACTTCTTCCTGCTACAATCTGCGCCGAATGCCGACCGGAACTACTGCATGCGCGTATTAATTTTCGGGGCAGGCGGCCAACTCGGGCGCGACCTGCTCCGCGTGTTTCAGGCGGACTCCACCGTCATTGGGTTGACCCGTTCCCAACTCAACATTGTTGAGGGCGAGGCGGTGCGCCTTGCCGTTCGCGACGCACGGCCCGATCTCGTGTTGAACGCCGCCGCGTATACCGACGTCGAAAAGGCGGAGGACGACGAGCGCGGCGCGTTCCATGTCAACGCAAACGGCGCACAGCGCATCGCGGAAGCGGCGGCGGCGATCGAGGTGCCGGTCGTGTATTTCAGCACCGACTTCGTGTTCGACGGCACCAAGCGCGAGCCGTACACGCCGGAAGACAAAACCTCGCCGAAAAGCGTCTACGCAAAATCGAAACTCCGCGGGGAAGAGAACTCCCGCTGGGGCAACCCGCAGTCCTTCGTAATCCGCACCGCGTGGCTCTACGGCCCCGGCGGCAACAACTTCGTGGAGAAAATCCTGACGGCGGCGAAGTCGCGCCCCTCGTTGCGCGTTGTCGACGACGAAGTCGGATCGCCCACGTACACGCGCGACCTCGCAATGGCCACGCTCGCGCTCGTGAAAACGAAGGCCTACGGCATCTACCACGGCGTCAATAACGGCAGTTGCTCCCGATACGAGTTTGCGCAGGCGATTGTGCGGGAGGCCGGCCTTGACACACCGATAGAGCCGTGTTCCGCGAACGAGTACCCGATGAAAGCGGCGCGTCCCGCCTATTCGGTGTTGTCAAACAAGAAATTGGAATCCGCGAGTGGTATCGTCATGCCCGACTGGCGCGACGGCCTGGCGCGCTATATGAAGCAGAGGGAGAACACCGAATGAACCGCATTGTCGTGACCGGGGGCGCCGGCTTTATCGGATCGTGCTACGTCCGCTTTGCGCTGAAGACCTATCCTGACGTTCACGTCGTCACGGTTGACAAACTCACCTACGCCGGCAACCTCGATAATCTGAAGGAAGTCGATCCGAAACGCCACACGTTTGTGAAGGCCGACATCGCGGACGCCGCCGCGATGGAAAAAGCGATGGAAGGGTGTGATGCCGTCGTAAACTTCGCCGCCGACAGCCACGTCGATCGCAGCATCATGGAAGCGAGCGATTTCATCGCGACGAACGTCCGCGGCGTTCACAACATTCTTGAAGCCGCGAAGAAACTCGGCACACAGCGCATCCTGCTTGTCTCGACGGACGAGGTCTACGGCAGCATCGCGCAGGGGTCGTTCAAAGAAACCGATCCCCTCAATCCGCGCAATCCCTACTCCGCGAGCAAGGCCGGCGGCGAGCTGCTCGGCATGTCGTACTTTCACACGTTCAATCTCCCCGTGATCGTCACACGCGGATCGAACACCTATGGCCCGTACCAGTATCCCGAAAAAGTCATGCCTCTTTTCGTCACCAACGCGATTGACAACGAACCCCTTCCGCTCTACGGCGACGGCAAAAACGTGCGCGACTGGTTGTTCGTCGAAGACCACGCCCGCGGCATCGATCATGCGTTGCGCCATGGCGAACCGGGCAACGTGTACAACATCGCGGGCGAGAACGAACGCGAAAACGTCGTACTTACGCATCGCATACTCAAGGAAGTGGGGAAGGGCGCCGATCTCATCAAGCCCGTGAAGGACCGCGCGGGGCACGACCGTCGTTACTCGATCGATTCGCACAAGCTGAAAGCGCTCGGATGGAAGCCGCTCATGAATTGGGACGACGGCGTCGCGCTCACGGTGAAGTGGTACAAAGACAACGAATGGTGGTGGCGGCCCATTAAGAGCGGTGCATTTAGAGAGTACTACAAGCGCCAGTACGAGGATCGCGAGAAGGCGGGCTAATCCTCTCGCCACGCGCTCCTGGGTTACTTCGTGAGAAATGCGAGCTAATACCGCGCATTTCGCGAAAAACGCCACATCGGGGTTACTCCCTATCCATTTGTCCCCCCGGTTTGCGGTACTCTATCCGCGTAACATTTTACGCGTCGTTGTGTAGCGTGCGTGTGATTTGCCTGGTGAAACCCATCCCGCACGCACCCTGTCTATTAGGGTGTTCAGGGGCCTGAACCTAAGGTGTTGTCTTAAGGAGAGATTGTGCGCACTACCGCCCTGTCCAAACCCGCCGTTGTGATAACGGGAGCGACCGGCATTCTTGGCAGCGCCGTGATGGCCGAAGCGCTCCAACGCGGCCACCGGCCCATCGCCATCATGCGCGATATGTCCCTCGAACAGGCCCGTGTGCGCATACGCGCCGTGCTCAGCGTTTTTGGACTTCGCTCCGAGGCTGATGAAGTTGGCATCGTGCGAGGCGACGTGCGCCGCATGTGGCTCGGCATGGAACCCCGCATTGCCGGGGGATTGCTTGGGTGCGCGCGCGCGTTCATCCACTGCGCCGCGTCCACAAGTTTCAATCCAAAAGACAATCACTGCGTTTGGGAATCAAACGTCGGCGGCGTCCAAAACGTGCTCGATCTGCTTTCCAATCGCGGCGTGCCCTTCTATCACGTCAGCACCGCGTACGTTGCCGGCTCGCGCGCCGGAACCGCCTACGAACGCGAACTCGATGATCGCCACGGGTTCACCAACGCCTACGAACGCAGCAAATGGCACGCGGAATCCGCCGTGCGCGAAGCGTTCGATTCGGGGCGCGTGCGCGGCGCCGTGTTCCGCCCCGGCATTATCGTCGGATCGAGCGCGGACGGCGCCATTGCTGACTTCCAGAACATCTACGCGTTCTTCCGCCTGGTGCACCTCGCGCAGACGCGGCTTGCGGGCCGCGAAAGCGTCATCCGCCTCGAAGGCAACGCGGATACACTGTGCAACTTCGTGCCCGTCGATTGGACTGCAAAAGCGTTGTGGAGAATTATCGAGAGCGAAGGTCCAAGCAATCAGAGTTATCACCTCACGGATTCCAGCGGCGCGACCATCGCCGATCTCTTCACATGGGTCAATGACTTCGTCGAGGCGTTTGGCCTGCGCTTCGAACTCGTGGACCGCCTCAACGGCAACGCGACGGCCCTCGAGACCATGGCCCGCGCCGCCCTCGCGCATTACCGCCCATACGCGTTCCGG
Coding sequences:
- the ssb gene encoding single-stranded DNA-binding protein — protein: MSDFRMPDVNKVFLAGRLTRDPELRYLPSGMAVCKMGLAVSRVYKTKDGEKREETMFINVTTWGKTAEYNNEYLRKGRPVLVEGSLRSNDFEDKSGQKRTVIEVNGDRVQQLDWGDSKGGPSGGGGGSKPAPRTIEEPVPPADDDIPF
- a CDS encoding 30S ribosomal protein S18; the protein is MARFAVKAKARAKKKKKKAMSRNKVCRLTVDRVVYIDYKDIGLLKHYVTERGKIIPRRITGATARHQRMLTRAIKLARQIAMLPYVAD
- a CDS encoding DUF2232 domain-containing protein — protein: MPYPGLWTLLFAVTALFNLLPNPLSVLTVSCPALLYVVPVAVYTHFREWRRAAGLIAGAPLAALAGCGLLIAAMPGRGDANSVQLSTAQIAGMVAMTSANAVVVAALGLPIGVGTGRGWSYGRVVAAAAAAVTAVVGTYLALCWDAFNRIIDSMIALFVEQLNTNAANLDREIVDRQLESIRWFGQNKFAFVVGVEFAVYLALTCAFVSITAIVLRRRFADPGPVGAFRDMHPPDWLVWVGIVTALAWFVDREYGGFELRFVTWNVAVGLSSIYFLNGCAIFLYGLQVLAPSLFLIAMLVVVFLMSGLYPALSFIGLFDTWANFRMRMDRLAEAIRNAQSGES
- a CDS encoding 50S ribosomal protein L9; translated protein: MKVILCENVPNLGEMGTTVKVAPGYARNYLLPRKLAVPAESGSAKQIEHELRNIKRREEKVRAHLAEEAKKLASISIEIKAKAGEEGKIFGSVTNVQIAEALRPLGYAVDRKSIHIDEPIRSLGAHEVSVKLMRGIEAKVTVNVVKDEEEVPVVETIVAEAPAAEAAEVEVVEEEAGE
- the dnaB gene encoding replicative DNA helicase, which gives rise to MLLNPEAVGTAIEILKDDAASVFYAEPHQLVYNAIVGLYRDATPVDVVTLMERLSRDDAVEKAGGPSYIADLAGVVPTSANVEHYAKIVLDAAVLRRLITACSTLAGEAYESPGDVNALLDKAEAAMFSIAETRQLSPIFPVGELVPDAIDRIEAIIRSHKGYTGVPSGFHELDQMLSGFQPSDMIVLAARPSVGKTAFSLNIASHVAIHEKKAVLVFSLEMSKEQLVQRLLCMAGGIDSQRLRSGYLARNEFPKVQLGANKLSAAPIFIDDTPNISILELRSKARRHAAQHNLDLVVIDYLQLMRAPGRTESRQTEIAEISRSIKGIARELRVPVIALSQLSREAEKDDTGAPKLSHLRESGAIEQDADVVIMLSRPPAYKRQGGGEDDDEGGGGGHEKLIHVNVAKQRNGPTGKLDLFFDRNTQRFQDPAAGGAEAPPYVPGARDDEPPYDVDEPADEDEGIPF
- a CDS encoding type II toxin-antitoxin system VapC family toxin, with amino-acid sequence MKPRLYLETTIPSYLVSWPSRDLVIAGHQQITKEWWRKRRHAFEIYVSQFVLDEAKAGDKKAARERLQAIAGLRSLDITPEVGTLAAELLASGVMPKKAAIDATHIAIAAVHAMDFLMTWNCVHLANAAISKKVAKICSQNGFECPVICTPEELMGA
- the rfbD gene encoding dTDP-4-dehydrorhamnose reductase — encoded protein: MRVLIFGAGGQLGRDLLRVFQADSTVIGLTRSQLNIVEGEAVRLAVRDARPDLVLNAAAYTDVEKAEDDERGAFHVNANGAQRIAEAAAAIEVPVVYFSTDFVFDGTKREPYTPEDKTSPKSVYAKSKLRGEENSRWGNPQSFVIRTAWLYGPGGNNFVEKILTAAKSRPSLRVVDDEVGSPTYTRDLAMATLALVKTKAYGIYHGVNNGSCSRYEFAQAIVREAGLDTPIEPCSANEYPMKAARPAYSVLSNKKLESASGIVMPDWRDGLARYMKQRENTE
- the rfbB gene encoding dTDP-glucose 4,6-dehydratase, translated to MNRIVVTGGAGFIGSCYVRFALKTYPDVHVVTVDKLTYAGNLDNLKEVDPKRHTFVKADIADAAAMEKAMEGCDAVVNFAADSHVDRSIMEASDFIATNVRGVHNILEAAKKLGTQRILLVSTDEVYGSIAQGSFKETDPLNPRNPYSASKAGGELLGMSYFHTFNLPVIVTRGSNTYGPYQYPEKVMPLFVTNAIDNEPLPLYGDGKNVRDWLFVEDHARGIDHALRHGEPGNVYNIAGENERENVVLTHRILKEVGKGADLIKPVKDRAGHDRRYSIDSHKLKALGWKPLMNWDDGVALTVKWYKDNEWWWRPIKSGAFREYYKRQYEDREKAG
- a CDS encoding SDR family oxidoreductase, which encodes MRTTALSKPAVVITGATGILGSAVMAEALQRGHRPIAIMRDMSLEQARVRIRAVLSVFGLRSEADEVGIVRGDVRRMWLGMEPRIAGGLLGCARAFIHCAASTSFNPKDNHCVWESNVGGVQNVLDLLSNRGVPFYHVSTAYVAGSRAGTAYERELDDRHGFTNAYERSKWHAESAVREAFDSGRVRGAVFRPGIIVGSSADGAIADFQNIYAFFRLVHLAQTRLAGRESVIRLEGNADTLCNFVPVDWTAKALWRIIESEGPSNQSYHLTDSSGATIADLFTWVNDFVEAFGLRFELVDRLNGNATALETMARAALAHYRPYAFRQPRFDMENTLRATGEHLELPTLDQDYFETLYHFARTRRWKGALSSAHVPQVLLDSPAELEAAALPA